Genomic window (Aethina tumida isolate Nest 87 chromosome 4, icAetTumi1.1, whole genome shotgun sequence):
TCCCGTCTTAAACGTTGATCCGACTAAATACGCGACAATTAATATTCGGGTGTTAAATTGTGTCAACACTTTTATCAGTGGTATATATGAAAGTGAAGAAAAAACCTGGCGCCAGTTTTAGTTAAACTCGGTgcacgtgtgtgtgtgtgttgtaCAGGTGGACGTCGAGACCATGGACGCCGGAATCACCCTCAAGAGGGACAACCCCTACAGGAAGGCGGGGTGTTTCTCCAAAGTACTATTTTTGTGAGtactaatcaatttattttatggtatttgGTGCTTATCTcagattataaacaaaaaaattaacttacaaactattaacatatgattaattaaatcagtaaACAAAAGCCtccaattttaatcatttaaaatattcaaggcAATGAACTGACTGATTATTTTCAGATGGATGGCAGGATTGTTTTACAAGGGTTCCAAAAAGGGTTTGGAGGTGAAGGATCTGTATAAAACAATGGATTCAGACAGATCAAACAAACTGGGAGATACTCTGGAAAAAAATTGGGAAGAAGAAATAGTTAGAGCCAAAAAAGCCAACACTAAACCAAGTTTACTGAGAGCTTTAACTAGAACGTACTTAAAAAAGTACATGATTTATGGTGGTggcctttttattttatacgtgGTACTTAGgtaatcaatttaaacaacaaaattagcaacaaatcaattttatttcccTTGTTCAGACCGTACCAACCAGTTGTCCTGGCTCAGTTAATTAGACTGTTCTCAGAAGAAAAAGGTCCAGAAACCCAAAAGTTGATGTACATTTATGCAAGTGCTTTGGTaggattatcaattttaatggttttcgCCCTTCATCACATAAGTTTCGGCCAAACTTCCATTGGTATGAGAATAAGAATTGGAATCACATCTCTAATATATAGAAAGGTACTAtcatacaattttgttttgtcaTAAATTGCACAATTACAGTTTGTTCAGGTGTAATCTTATAATTCGGTAACTTTATGACTTTGATAACGTAACATTTCAGCTAATGcgtttaaacaaaacatccctAGGAAACACTGCCGCAGGTCAGGTGGTAAATTTGTTGTCCAACGACGTTAATCGATTCGATCTGGTCATCATTCAGCTCCACTATTTATGGATCATGCCTTTCCAAGTCGCTTTAGTTACATATTACATCTGGCAGGAAGTTGGAATATCCACTTTAGCAGGCGTCTTAAGTATGGCCTGCCTCACTTTGCCTGTACAAGGTAAAACTCCACAACTCCCAAAGAAATTAACACATTAACACGTTGTCTCCTCTCAGGATACTTGGGTAAATTGGCATCAACTCTTCGAATGCAAATCGCCAAAAGAACAGACAAAAGGGTGATGCTCATGAACGAAGTCATCCAAGGAATACAAGTGATAAAAATGTACGCGTGGGAGAGACCCTTCGAAAAGCTGATCCACCTGGCACGGAAAAGGGAAATCAGCTCCCTAACCAAGTCGGCGTACTTACAGGGTGTCTACTTGAGTTGCATGGTCTTCATAGAAAGGACCACCCTGTACTTAACATGCGTGTGCTACGTTTTACTCGGCAACGTCATAACGGCCGACAGGGTGTTCTCCATGGCTCAGTTTTTTAACATGCTCCAGCTGGCCATGGCCATATTTTATCCCATGGCTATTTCGTACGGTGCGGAGACTTTGGTGGCCATTAAACGGTTGGAGGACTTTTTGTTCTTGGAGGAAAAAGAGGACGCTAACATTGACTACAGTGATGATGGAAACATCAGGGTCAGTAAGGTGGATGCTGAATGGGTGTCTGGTACCAAAGTGGTGGATAATTTGAGCTTCACGGTGCCGAAAGGAAAGCTTTGTGCGATTATTGGGCCTGTTGGGTCTGGGAAGAGTACTATTTTGCAACTGCTTTTAGGAGAGTTAGTACCCAACACGGGGAAGATATCAATTGGTGGGGAAATATCATATTCATCACAAGAAGCTTGGTTGTTCTCTTCGACAGTTAggaataatatactttttggCCAAGAGTACAATCATTTAAGGTACAAGAAAATCGTTAAGGTAAAAACTATCATCATAAACACAAACACAAAGGTAATTTACTTGTTGATTTAGGTGTGTGCCCTCGAAAAAGACTTCCAACAATTCCCTCAAGGAGACAAGACCATGGTGGGAGAAAGAGGTGTATCACTAAGTGGTGGACAAAGAGCCAGAATAAATCTTGCCAGAGCAATTTACAGAGAAGCTGACATCTACATACTAGACGATCCACTTTCAGCTGTCGACACCCACGTTGGAAGACACTTATTTGATGAGTGcatcagtaaatatttaagcgACAAAACCAGAGTCCTCATAACTCACCAACTTCAGTATTTAAAAACTGCTGATCACATCATTGTTCTTGACGAGGTACTACAACTCCTAaggttttaaatagaaatacaaAGTGAGTTTTAGGGAAAAATTGCTGCTCAAGGAACGTTTGCTGAATTGTCTGAAAGCAACTTGGACTTTACCAAAATGTTAATAGCTTCAGACGAACAAAGTGATGAGAAAGAAGAAGAGTCCTTCGAGGAACAGTCCAGGTCAACACCTACAAAATTATCCAGAAAAGGATCCACAATTTCATGTCTggtatgatttattttaaatttttgttactgcgatttgttaacatttatatCCAGAGTCTTATAACTAATTCGTTGGAAATGGAAGTACTCGGCAGTATCGGAAGCGGAATTGGAAGGTTCCGAGATCTAAGGTTTAATAGAGATGATGAACATAATGTTggtagtaattttaatttgtaactttGATTATTGCACCTGCAAATGATTATAAAAGCACTAGCTAGTACTTTAAACAATTGCTTGAGCACAGAGAtcacaagaaaattaaaggtgGTAACGGTGAAGAATTATTAAGCGTTGGGATAagagatttataataaaattttaataaattacttggtGATAggtacatataatttaaaaatatttatttataaagggTTATGGGTTTATTTGGTTAATAGGTGAGATGgggattaattttacaattcctgaacttagttttaattgaaattataatattacatttattatatagagCTACATATCAGACAACATGGAAAATGAAGTAAACACCGAATCAAAGATAGGAGATGAAGAAGAAATTGTAACTGATATGGCACCATTCAAAGAGTACTTCAGATCTTCTAAAAGTTACTGCATGTTGGGGACACTTATTTGTGTCCTAATTTTGGGACAAGCTTGTTGTACTGGAGCTGACTACTGGATAACTTTctggtaaataaaattaatatttgaaacaactaaataataaattgtatctaCTCAATCAAGGACTCAAGAAGAAGCTGTACGCCATTCCAACGACAGTGTGCTGAAATCAGAACTCGACATACAATATGTGAATTCATCACAAGTCACTAATACAACAAGTGAACTAGAATATATTACCGAAGAAATCTCCTCATTCTTCGATAGTCTCTTTGACACATTCATCAACGATAACAAAGAAGAAAGGATAATCAAAACAAACTCAGCCatctatatttatacaatattgatTGTTGGAGCTATATTATTCACCCTGATGAGATCTTTCTTGTTCTTCAAACTGGCTATGAAGTGCTCCAAAAACCTGCACAAACGCATGTTCCATTGCCTACTTCAGGCACCTATGAGATTCTTCGACACCAACCCCAGTGGACGAGTCCTTAATAGATTTTCTAAAGACATGGGGGCAATCGACGAATTACTACCCAGAGTCATGATTGAAGCTATACAAATAACTCTAGTTATGGCCGGTATTTTGGTCATGGTATCTGTATCCCAACCCTACATCATTATTGCCATGGTTGTGCTGGGAGCAGTCTTCATCTTATTAAGGAATTGGTACATCTCAACTGCCAAAGCCATAAAACACATCGAGGGAATAAGTAAGTTGCCACAATTATTGGCTCttataagttaatattaatttaattgcagCTAAATCCCCGATGTTCTCCCACGTTAATTCAAGCTTAAACGGTCTCACTACTATCAGGGCTTCGAAAGCTGAGACGTCTTTAATTGGAGAATTTGATCATCACCAAGACGTTCACACCTCGTCCTGGTTTTTGACTATCACTTGCGTTGTATCCTTTGGTCTTTGGCTTGATTTGATTTGTGTTGTGTTTGTGGCCTGTGTCACTTACAGTTTCGTGGTTTTCTCCCACTGTAAGTTCTTGATAAGTTATTaagtactttttattaattgctttGGATTTTTAGTCAGTGAAGTTAATGGCAGTTTGGTTGGTTTGGCAATTTCGCAGTCATTAATTCTTACTGGTATGCTGCAATACGGAATGAGACAAACTGCAGAAGTCATCAATCAATTAACAAGCGTGGAAAGAGTTCTACACTATACCAAACTTGATACTGAAAAACCGTTTGAAACAGAAGAGGGTAATGTctacttttaataaagttaataagcATTACAATGATCAATTTTAGGAAAAATGCCTGTGTTACCTTGGCCAAGAGAAGGCTTAATCGAATTCAAACATCTCTTCTTAAAATATGTCGCCACTGATCCTCCTGTACTTAAAGACTTGAACATAGTCATAAACCCCGGTGAAAAAGTAATATAGTGTTTATTAGTCATAACTAATTCAATACAAAAACCTCATTGATTCCAGATTGGCATAGTTGGAAGAACTGGCGCAGGAAAATCCTCATTGATATCAGCCTTGTTCAGACTGGCACCTACTGAAGGTAGCTTGTGTATAGATGGGGTGGACACTAAGGACCTAGGACTTAGGGATTTGAGGAAAAGAATTTCTATCATCCCACAAGAACCGGTATTGTTCTCTGAAACACTCAGATACAACCTGGATCCTTTTGGAGAATACGAAGACGACAAATTATGGAAAGCTCTAGAAGCCGTAAGTtcatattatgtaaatttttagtatatacAATGCTAAATTATGTCTTAGGTCGAGTTAAAGGACATAGCCAATTCGTTGGACTTCCAAGTTTCAGAAGGTGGCAGCAATTTCAGTTTAGGtcaaaggcaattaatttgtttagccAGAGCCATCATTAGAAACAACAGAGTTCTGGTACTTGATGAGGCCACCGCCAATGTTGACCCACAGTAAGTTACACATGTTTTAGATATCCAAAACttcccaatatttttttccaggactgactttttaattcaaaaaacaattagaaGCAAATTTAAGAACTGTACAGTGTTAACAATAGCCCACAGACTTAACACCATCATGGATTCTGACAAAGTGTTAGTTATGGAGGCTGGTAGAATGGTCGAATTCGACCATCCTCACATTCTCTTACAAAATCCCGATGGTCACTTCCATAAAATGGTACTAGAAACCGGACCATCGATGACCTTAACACTGAAAGATGTCGCTCTGGAAGCGTATCAGAATACTGTGGGGGCCGtagaacatttataaaatttgtttctatttaatttttaacattagtattgaatgtttttgtttataagtattgtaaatttgtttgtatttaaatcctttagtactaaagatttttattataagcgcacattttgacaattatttattgataccaaaaaacattaaagaaaactagatggattattaaaattatcgaataaattcaatttaatatatttatatttaatggtaataataatggtacgtataagattttaattatttcaggaAGAATAAATTCAGtactttatatttgtatatacagTGTTGGCCACAGAATTTATACACattagtattttgaagttaatTAGGAAACGCACATCTCTAATTAATACAATCAACATATtctatactttatttaaaataaatatactatattCCTTCTCTCATTATTCCTTTTGtatctaaatcaaaataatttatacaaaagggtctatattaataataattatttgtaatagtCCTGTACCATGCCAAGATAAGAAATCCCAAACCAAAACTTTTCTTCCATcatgtttcaaagtttttgtagtgtatctgggatccaaacttttattaagaatacTACATTTAATcttgttggaatatttttttctgatatcaatggtttctttactgaaatatatcctTGCAGGGTTTATTCACTCAGTCTAATTTTTCTAGTAGACACACAGATATTAATAGTAAGTAtagtgaaatatatttttatactgactggacaaaatttgaattaaatccttttatgaaatatcttacaaaatgttttattttaaatttgcgtGTTATTTCTCTGCCCACCATtgtaatctaataaaaattagtttaagcttg
Coding sequences:
- the LOC109605788 gene encoding uncharacterized protein LOC109605788, whose protein sequence is MDGTKEEQTNDNPRNGANPFSILFFTYTYDIFKKGYGKTMYADDLYAPISADKSKCLGDRLERKWMRHVESCKARNKVPNLIKVLISTFWPEYLYLGFLLSFMDIFMKLSQPIMLGLLLDYFQPNSTTTKEEAFWYAGGVVALNGMVVLLNNQFLMNAFHYGMKIRAACCALIYRKALRLSKTALGDTASGKIVNLISGDVSRFELVSVVIHHMWVAPTSAIVTLYILYLKAGYAGVLGIIPFFIIVPLQSYTGKLSAIYRKQTALKTDERIRLMDEIVSGVQVIKMYAWEKPFSKLINWSRRAELKIVTKSSYVRGLYMAFNLFTTRISLFCTLVTMALTDQPITPGKVFVIVAFFNLISQSMSSMFVRGIAELSEAFVSIRRLQDFMLNEECHPKAKPESQEVQENMIQLKNATVKWNPSSSDVALNKINVTVGKGKLLGIIGPVGSGKSTLLQTLLGELNVNEGTMNVNGNVSYASQEPWIFGATLRQNILFGSEYNKKRYSEVVHACALEKDFKQFPDGDLAIVGDRGASLSGGQKARINLARAVYREADIYLLDDPLSAVDVHVSKHLYDKCINGYLKKKTRVLVTHQVHHLKNADHIIILKNGSIEEEGSYSLLCQSQNLYAKLLTTEPEKEEEEKLKDPTRISRRMSVSRSRKSSMASAVSELSLTDSIMMEEFHDEEVEEKTHKDLQEESSKGKVKGSLLWQYLRAGGNLCYVLCVILLFLMAQATASSVDYFVNFWVNIEDTRNKTFRNSTLGVSIEVKELWSRDLCIYVYTSLIILLFVTALTRSMMFYKLAMNSSQNLHESIFNHVITATMRFFDTNSSGRILNRFSKDICQIDEFLPKLLLDSGQILLLMVGTFVLVTIINPYFIILVGIISIFFVIMRHIFLRSSKNIKRLEGIMRSPVFTHLNTTLQGLTTIRAFEAQKILRDEFDKHQDYHSGAWFMYVAATSAFGFYLDVLCFIFIVLVTFSFLTFGEEFGLSGAKVGLAITQAMTLTSFVQWGIRQSTEAANQLMSVERILEYNVLPKEPQPAIPKTPPKNWPNKGSIMFKDMGLRYDDMEPLVLKNLNLQISPKEKVGIVGRTGAGKSSLISALFRLAKIEGEIQIDDINTKDITLQDLRSKISIIPQDPVLFSGTLRYNLDPFEEYSDDVLYRAINEVELKDPDNIINRLENRVMDRGSNYSVGQRQLICLARAIVRNNKILMLDEATANVDPQTDALIQKTIRQKFADCTVLTVAHRLNTIMDSDKVLVMESGKMVEFDHPHMLLQNQNGVFYKMVQETGKSMSEQLRKVAFMSYQRQKSVPEKHKFKVGRFHIKHVDPEVDVETMDAGITLKRDNPYRKAGCFSKVLFLWMAGLFYKGSKKGLEVKDLYKTMDSDRSNKLGDTLEKNWEEEIVRAKKANTKPSLLRALTRTYLKKYMIYGGGLFILYVVLRPYQPVVLAQLIRLFSEEKGPETQKLMYIYASALVGLSILMVFALHHISFGQTSIGMRIRIGITSLIYRKLMRLNKTSLGNTAAGQVVNLLSNDVNRFDLVIIQLHYLWIMPFQVALVTYYIWQEVGISTLAGVLSMACLTLPVQGYLGKLASTLRMQIAKRTDKRVMLMNEVIQGIQVIKMYAWERPFEKLIHLARKREISSLTKSAYLQGVYLSCMVFIERTTLYLTCVCYVLLGNVITADRVFSMAQFFNMLQLAMAIFYPMAISYGAETLVAIKRLEDFLFLEEKEDANIDYSDDGNIRVSKVDAEWVSGTKVVDNLSFTVPKGKLCAIIGPVGSGKSTILQLLLGELVPNTGKISIGGEISYSSQEAWLFSSTVRNNILFGQEYNHLRYKKIVKVCALEKDFQQFPQGDKTMVGERGVSLSGGQRARINLARAIYREADIYILDDPLSAVDTHVGRHLFDECISKYLSDKTRVLITHQLQYLKTADHIIVLDEGKIAAQGTFAELSESNLDFTKMLIASDEQSDEKEEESFEEQSRSTPTKLSRKGSTISCLSYISDNMENEVNTESKIGDEEEIVTDMAPFKEYFRSSKSYCMLGTLICVLILGQACCTGADYWITFWTQEEAVRHSNDSVLKSELDIQYVNSSQVTNTTSELEYITEEISSFFDSLFDTFINDNKEERIIKTNSAIYIYTILIVGAILFTLMRSFLFFKLAMKCSKNLHKRMFHCLLQAPMRFFDTNPSGRVLNRFSKDMGAIDELLPRVMIEAIQITLVMAGILVMVSVSQPYIIIAMVVLGAVFILLRNWYISTAKAIKHIEGITKSPMFSHVNSSLNGLTTIRASKAETSLIGEFDHHQDVHTSSWFLTITCVVSFGLWLDLICVVFVACVTYSFVVFSHFSEVNGSLVGLAISQSLILTGMLQYGMRQTAEVINQLTSVERVLHYTKLDTEKPFETEEGKMPVLPWPREGLIEFKHLFLKYVATDPPVLKDLNIVINPGEKIGIVGRTGAGKSSLISALFRLAPTEGSLCIDGVDTKDLGLRDLRKRISIIPQEPVLFSETLRYNLDPFGEYEDDKLWKALEAVELKDIANSLDFQVSEGGSNFSLGQRQLICLARAIIRNNRVLVLDEATANVDPQTDFLIQKTIRSKFKNCTVLTIAHRLNTIMDSDKVLVMEAGRMVEFDHPHILLQNPDGHFHKMVLETGPSMTLTLKDVALEAYQNTVGAVEHL